The DNA region GAATCGTCCGGCAGTTCGGACTGTGTTCGACCACCGTGGCGTCTTGCTTATTGGCTTTACGGGTAAACATATCAACTTCCAAGCCCCGCTTTGCCAGCGCCTCACCGACTTGGCGCACATAAACGTTTTGTCCCCCCGCCTCTTCTTTACCAATTTCTACTGCGGGATCGCCGTGGACGGAGATGAGAGCGATACGCTGTTTTTTTGAAGAAATCATAGGTTTTGTTTTCCCCTACTTCTAGAAAATTTGGAGCGATGATTTGCGCTTGCAATCATCTGTTGCTCTTTTAGCTCTGTTAGGGTTTCGGCTCATAGATGAAACCGCAGAGCCTAATGCTAGTGAAGGCTATTCACTGAGCTAAAATCCACAGAATTCAGGGTTGTGATTACTACGGATGGCCATGACCGTTGCCGGATTTACTTCACGGTTGAGTCCGAATTTTTGTTAGAAAAATCTTACTAAAAATCCTTTTAGTGTTTTTCTAAATCTGATTGACTCTTCAGCTAGTTAAATCCAGATTTTCTTGAGTTCTAGGATAAGTTAAATTTAAATCGCATGGCCTCTCTAGGGTATCCTCCTTAGGCTATATTTCACTATGCCAAATGTAAGGACGAAGATTTGACCTTTGGATACAGCTGGTTGTGCTGATTAAAACTTACAGGCTAAATAACTCGTTCGGCAGAATAGTTTGCTGAGTTAAAAGTGCCTTAACGAATCTTCATATATTATAATCAAGCTCTCTCCTTGTCAAAAACTTAATCTAAATTTCGCGCAGTAGCTTGAGTTTGCGAGACTTGAGTGGCTAGGGAAGCTCAAGTTTTCAAACATAAAATTTAATTACATTGTAAAAACAAATTTAGTTGGTTGTCAGAGTCCCCCAGCTTACTCCCGTTTCTTAATCACTCGATTTTCAGTTAAATCGCAATCGCCCGAACAGTCCTGCTCGACTTGATTTGTGGGGCTTTTGCGCCGCTATCGGGTGCCGGCAGGTTGAGAGGAGTCTACATTCGCAAAAAAAATATGGAGCGAGTTGACGCACTACAGAAAATGTGTGCTACGATAAGTAATTGTGACCTTGGAGAGGTGGCTGAGCGGTCGAAAGCGGCAGATTGCTAATCTGTTGTACGGCAGGTAACTCCGTACCGAGGGTTCGAATCCCTCCTTCTCCGTTCCTTAAACAGTTTGTAGCACAGCCATCCCAGCTAGGAAGAGATTTCTGGGATGGATTAAGTGTTTGCTTTTTCTTGGCGGGGTGTAACGTTTTTGTCCTAGGAGCCTAACTTTTTTCAACAGGCTTCATTCAAAGCACTATAAACGTGTGCGTGAAATAAGGGGACAGCCGGATGATGAATCCGGTCAATCACTTTATGCAAAATTTTATAGGCTGCCGGCACTTCCTAGGAATGGGTAAACAGCAAAAATGTCAATCCGTACAGGGGCGACTTTTTCACCGGCTGCCCTGTGTAAAATTTTACCAAGAACAAACAGCCGCAGCAATTTGCTCCGAGACAAAAGGTAAAATCGCTTCGTTGGTACTGTGTGCCTTACCTTCTATAAACACAACCAGCAAATAGGGCTGCCGGTTAGGTAACTCAATGTAAGCAGCATCGTGACGGACTTGGCTAGTCAAACCGGCTTTAGACCAAACCCTGGTATCCAAAGGCACACCAGCACCAAAAAAACCCGTCACTTGATTTTCAGGATCAGCAGCGAGATCGGCAGGGTTTAAACTGCGTTTCATCAGTTCCATCATCGCTTGGGAACGCACCGAAGAAACCGCCACACCGCCGATGATACTGTGCAGCAACCGAGCAGTCGCATTGGTGGTGAGCATATTGCGATTTTCCATTAACTCGCCCAAAAAAGCCCGTTCCCGACCGTAAGGGCCATCACACCAAGTTTTTTGGTTAACATTAATACTCTCAAACTCTGGCCACCCGAAGGATTGAAAATAGCGGTTGATCAGGTTACGTTGCTGTTTCCAAGTTTCAAACGGGCCAGCCGACAACTCTGGGCCACTGGTAGTGCCGGTTAAGACATCCATTACCAGACTCGTGGCATCATTGCTCGAATCGACAATCATATCCCGAATCGCGCGTTCGAGTTCCGCTGAATTCTGGCTCATCCCTTTTTCCAGCCACTCATGCACCGCCACCAAATAGAACAGCTTCACCACACTCGCCGGGTAGATGCGCTCAACCCCCCGATAGCTAAAGCCTCGTACAGAATGCTGCCAAAACGCATCGGGACTTAGTGCACCGCCGGTATTCACCGGCACTGGCTGATCGTAAACTATCCAAGTAATCGCAACTTGATTTTGAGCTAAGCCGGGAAACTTGGCCCAAGTGGACTCTAGGATGCCGGTGCCTAGCGTTTCTAATTGGTCGTCTTTACGAAAAAACGTCATTAGTTATCCGTTATCAGTTGAAGTGAAAAGGGGAAATTGGCAATGGGGTTCAGAGCAAGCGGCTAGAGTTTAAAGGATAAAATTTCCTAGTAGCCGGTCTTGTATTCCTCTACTTTCTTTTCCCATGACCACAGACAATTCTACCGATCGCTGAGCGCTGACAAAGAATAAAAAATGGTTTCTATTGCCCAACTGCAAGCAACCTTGACTTCTAACCCCGATGAAGCGCTTCTGCGCCAGTATTCCTGTTCGGCAAATCTTAACTTATATGATTCCCCCAACTGCGACCGCTTGGCAACTCAGGCAGCAAAAGGGCGGCATTTGCGGATTGTCTCCCTGCGGGCAGACGAAAGCGATAAAAATACAGCAACCAGCATTAAAGTGCAGCTATGTGAAGATGATTATCCAGGCTGGTTGGCCATTTCAGACCTTGACCGGCTGGAACTCGCTTTTCAGTTGTATCAGGCAAATGCCCTGTCGGAGGCGGAGATTAAACAGCGCTTGCCGGCAGCCATCGCCTTTACCCACGCTGCCATGCAGACACCCAATGAATACCTGTGGGGCGGCACGCTAGGGCCAAATTACGACTGTTCCGGACTGATGCAAGCGGCGTTTAATTCAGTAGGGGTTTGGTTGCCCAGAGATGCCTATCAACAAGAG from Microcoleus sp. FACHB-68 includes:
- a CDS encoding serine hydrolase; translation: MTFFRKDDQLETLGTGILESTWAKFPGLAQNQVAITWIVYDQPVPVNTGGALSPDAFWQHSVRGFSYRGVERIYPASVVKLFYLVAVHEWLEKGMSQNSAELERAIRDMIVDSSNDATSLVMDVLTGTTSGPELSAGPFETWKQQRNLINRYFQSFGWPEFESINVNQKTWCDGPYGRERAFLGELMENRNMLTTNATARLLHSIIGGVAVSSVRSQAMMELMKRSLNPADLAADPENQVTGFFGAGVPLDTRVWSKAGLTSQVRHDAAYIELPNRQPYLLVVFIEGKAHSTNEAILPFVSEQIAAAVCSW
- a CDS encoding C40 family peptidase; translation: MVSIAQLQATLTSNPDEALLRQYSCSANLNLYDSPNCDRLATQAAKGRHLRIVSLRADESDKNTATSIKVQLCEDDYPGWLAISDLDRLELAFQLYQANALSEAEIKQRLPAAIAFTHAAMQTPNEYLWGGTLGPNYDCSGLMQAAFNSVGVWLPRDAYQQEAFTQPISIDDLQPGDLIFFGPAHKATHVALYLGEGNYIHSSGKNQGRNGIGIDVLSENGHEVSQAYYRQLRGAGRIVASYQPRLIETGKA